One Photobacterium sp. TY1-4 genomic window carries:
- a CDS encoding type II toxin-antitoxin system Phd/YefM family antitoxin, with the protein MRIVSFTEARNGLKSVLDGVVNDADCTVITRRDSEDAVVMSMDYYNSLMETVHLLKSPANAAHINKSIEQYKAGKVTERDIIDE; encoded by the coding sequence ATGCGTATTGTTTCTTTTACTGAAGCACGGAATGGTTTGAAATCTGTGCTAGATGGCGTTGTTAATGATGCAGATTGCACAGTTATCACGCGCCGAGACTCTGAAGACGCTGTTGTGATGTCAATGGATTACTACAACAGCCTTATGGAGACCGTTCATCTACTAAAATCACCAGCAAATGCTGCTCACATAAACAAATCAATTGAACAGTATAAAGCGGGTAAGGTAACTGAACGAGATATCATCGATGAGTAG